From the genome of Candidatus Methylacidiphilales bacterium:
GGAAGGGTTTCATCAATCTCAACCAGCACCACATGCGTGCGTTCGCTGCTCAGGCCGGGCGTGTTGTATCCTGCGGGCAGCAACCGGACCACGCGCCCATGATACCCCGTTTCCTCCTTCAGTTCCCGAAGAGCCGCGATTTCGGGCGTTTCGGAGCCGTCGATCAGGCCGGCCGGGAATTCAATCACCAGTCCCTGCGCAGGCGGGCGGTACTGTGAAATCAGCAAGAGGCGGTTTGACGGCATCAACCAGGAGATCAGGAGAACAGCCCGGCATTCGCCGTTGCGCGCCGCCATTTCCCATACCCGTTCGGATCCCCGCGCGTCCTTCCAGCGAATGGACTGCAGGTTCAGAAACCTGCCCGAGGCGAGTGTTTCCCGGGAAAGTTCACGGCTGGGATCGTTTTTACCTGTGGAGCTCATATCAATATATGAAGTTGGAATTAGGACGGAGTGTCCGGCTTCTACCATGGAAATACAAACAAATTTCGGTTTTCATGGAAAAGACTTTCGTCTAGCGTGAACTCCACTTATAACAAAAACCATTCCGTTGATGGATTTCACAGACGGGCGCAAGTCCGCACCCTGTGTTCTCGGGAAAAATCGGATTAAAACGCCAACATGAGCACTCAATCAAAAAAAACAAAAGTTTATCTTGTCGCCAACAACCATATCGACCGGGAATGGACCTATGACTCGCAGTTGACGCGGGTCCTGACCACGCAGTTCTTTGAGGATTTGATCACCACTTTCAAAAAAATCCCCGATTTCCAGTTTGTCCTCGATTCCCAAACTGTGCCCCTCGACGATTTCCTGGAGTTGTATCCGGAAAAAAGGGGGGTGCTGAAAAAATATGTCGCCGAGAAAAGATTATGGGCGGGCCCCTGGTACACGGCGCCCGATTGCTTTTATTTGAGCGGCGAATCGGTGGTGCGAAACCTGCTGGTGGGCCATGAGGTCGCGGCCTCTTTCGGCAATGTCTCCAAATTCGGCTATACACCGTTCGGATGGGGCCAGCTTTCCCAGCTCCCGCAGATATATGCGGGCTTCGGCATCGACAGCGTGTTCTTTTACCGCGGAGCCGACACGATCAAGAGCAACTATTACAAATGGGTCGGCGCCGATGGAACAAAGGCCTATTGCATCAAATATCATCGGACAAACTTCTTCGACAAGGTGTTCCGCCCGATGACAAAAAACCGGGAAGCGGTTCCGTGGGACCGGGAGTTGAATTATACCGGGGACGAAGTGCCGTTCATGTTCGGCAGCGACGACTACAAATATGAACACGGTTTTGTCGCGGGCGGCAAATACCACATCAAGCAGGACAAGATCGGGGACGCCATCGAGAAGTTCACCGAGGAGCACCGGCCTCATTTCCCAGGCAACATCGTTCTGGGCATGAATGGCATGGACACCTGCTTCCCTTCACTCAAAGGACTTCTGGCAATCGATGAAGTCAAAAATGAAAAGAAGGGCAAGCCCCGGAATTACGACCTGTTTTACAGCAGCCTCGACCGCTTTTCAGCCGACTTGAAAAAAGCGGTGGCAACCGCCCGGGTGAAGTTGGAGGAACATTCCGGGGAAATGCGGCGCTTTTTGCCCGGGTTCGGCGGCCCTAACAAATCGGAGCTCAAGAGCACGCATTTCTACCTGGCCGCAACACGCCCGCGCCAGAAATCCAGGAATGCAAAGGCCGAGAACCTTCTCGCCCGCTACGCGGAGCCGTTTGCCGCCGTCAGCCACATGCTCGGAAAATCCTATCCCCAGGAATACCTGACTTCCGCGTGGAAACATCTCCTGAAATGCCACCCGCACGACACCATCGCCGGCTGCGGCGTCGATGCCATCGAAGTCGATATGCTCAACCGCCTGGACCAGGTGATCCATATTGCCAGGGCGGTTCTGAATGTGTCGGCCCAGCATATCGTGACCCGGATCGACAATTCACAGCTCAGCGACAATGAACTGGCGCTTGTGGTCTTCAATCCCTCGCCTTTCATGCGCAAGGAAGTTGTCAGCACCTGGCTGCACCTGCCGGAAAAACTGGGCATCAACGACTTTGAAATTGTCGAAAAGCAAAGCGGGCAGAAGGCGGAGTTCGAGATTGTGGAACGCGGGGAGATGACCGACCGGATCTTCAGAGACCTCACCGACACCAGCCTTTACATTTATGGCGAACTGGTCCAGATCCGCCTGAACGCCTCGGTGGACGCGCTCGGATACAAGACCTATATTGTTAGGAAATCGGCCTCAAAGCTGTCGTTTGGCTCCGAAGTGCGCTTGATGGACAACCGCATGGAAAATGAGCACCTGCAGGTGACCATCAACGACGACGGCACCTTCAATATCCTTGAAAAGGAAAGCGGCAAATCCTACGCGGACCTGCATTACTTTACCGATACCGGCGACAACGGCGATTCATGGGTCCGCTTTGTTCCCGACCGGAACCGGCTTCATTCAAGCCGCGGCCTCACGGCGGACATTCACAGGATCGAAAGTTCAAGTTTGGCGACCCGCTACCAAATCGACTACCAGATGATGGTTCCGAAGGGGCTCGAAAAGAAAAATTACATCATGGAAGGGTATTATGATTATGCGGAAAGTTCGAAGGAGCTTGTGCCTTTGAAGATCCGCTCGGTTCTGACTTTGTCAAAAGGCTCCAGAAGCCTTGATATCCAAACTGAGATCGACAACCGTTCGTTCGACCATCTGGTGCAGGTTGTTTTCCCGACGAGGTTGAAGACCGATAAAGTACACGCGGAATCGGGCTTTGATGTCGTGGAGCGCAGCATTGTCCGGAACGAAAAGAAGGCGGACCCCAGCCTGGTGAACGGCGAGGACCCCTTCATCCGCTTTGTGGATATGTCCGGACCCGACGGCGGGCTGGCGATTCTGAGCGACAGCGTGAAAGGCTATGAGCCCCTGGGAGACGAGGACAACAGCCTGGCGCTCAACCTGATCCGGGCCTACACCTCGCAGCTCGTCACCATCTATGGTCGCAAGGAACGGCGCACCGATTCCGCGCTCACCCAGGCGCAGGGAATCCACAAATTCCATTATGCCGTGTATCCCCATGCCGGGAACTGGGAAAACGGTTGTCTCGAGCAGGCTGAGAAGACAAACTATCCGCTGGTCCCGGTGCAGACGCATCGCACCTTCGGAAAACTGCCTTCCGAATCAGGCTTCATCAAGGTCGCATCAACGGCGCTTGTGCTCAGCGCGCTCAAAAAAGCCAATCGCGAAGACGCCGTCATTCTGCGACTTTACAATCCCTCGACAAAAGCTGTGGAATCCGAAGTCGAGTTCATGCAGGAGCTTGCGGGCGTCGATGCGGTCAATTTGAACGAGGAAAAGCTCAAGACCGGAGGCCGACCCGACTTTAAAGGCCGCAAACTCAAAGTAAACATCGGGCCGAAAAAAATCGTCACCTACAAACTCAAATTCAAATCAAAGTCTTAACATCCCAGAAAGAATTATTCATGAGTCATTCAATCAAAATTCCGGACATCGGTTCATTCGGCGCGGATTCCGGCCTCATTCCGTTGCAGGCTTGCAGCGACGGATTTTACAAAACCGGAAGCAATGGCGTCGTCTCCATTACGGCGACCGGCGATAAAAAAGTGGAGTTCATCGCCTTCGAAAAACATACGATCGCCTATGTCAAGTCGGCCATGGGTTATCCGGCCTATTATCCGGTCCACCCGATCCGCCTGGAAAGGCCCGTCAAAGCCGTGCTGATGGATTTGGACGGCACCAGCGTCCGCAGCGAAGACTTTTGGATTTGGATCATTCAAATGACCACCGCAAGCCTGCTTGGGAATCCGCGCTTTGAGCTGGAGGAAGCCGACATGCCCTATGTGTCCGGGCACAGCGTCTCGGAGCATTTGAAGTATTGCACCAAAAAGTATTGCCCCAATAAGACGGTGGAAGAGGCACGCGATTTTTATTTTCAGCATACCCACCATGAAATGCAGGAAATCATGGAAGGCCGCGGCAGGGAGAACGCCTTCGTGCCGACCGAGGGCGTGAAGGAATTCCTTCTGGAGCTGAAATCCATGGGGATCAAAATCGGCCTGGTAACATCCGGGCTTTACGAAAAAGCCTGGCCGGAAATCCTTTCGGCATTCAAGACCTTGAAGATGGGCGATCCCCTGGATTTTTACGACGCCGTCATCACCGCCGGTTTCCCGCTGCGCAAAGGCGTCAGCGCCGGAACCTTGGGCGAACTTTCCCCCAAGCCGCACCCCTGGCTCTATGCGGAAACCTGCCGGGTCGGATTGGGGATCGAGTTCAAGGACCGCCATTCCGTGATCGGCATCGAAGACAGCGGGGCCGGGGTCTGTTCCATCCGCCTTGCGGGCTACACCACCATCGGCATCGCCGACGGCAACATCATTGAAAGCGGCACCAAGGGGTTATGCGATCATTATTGCAATAACTTCAACGAAATCCTGAAGGTGATCAAAGGCTGAATTGGCATTGTCTATGGCGCTCAATTTTCTATTCAAGGGCGTTATCATTGGATTCTCCATCGCCGCGCCGGTTGGGCCGATTGGCGTTCTCTGCATCCGCCGCACTTTGAGAGATGGAAAACGGATCGGATTGGCCATCGGTTTGGGCGCGGCGATTGCTGATACCGCCTATGGCGCAGTTGCAGCTTTTGGTCTTACGATCATATCCAACTTTTTGGTTGGCGAAAAATTGTGGCTTTGCCTTCTTGGCGGCTTATTCCTCTGCTATCTCGGCATTCAAACCTTTATCAGCAAACCTGCCGGGAAGGCTCCGGAAGTTCGTGTCGGCGGATTCTTCTCAGCCTGCCTCAGCACGTTGTTCCTTACGCTTGCAAATCCGCTGACCATTCTGTTTTTTGTTGCCGTGTTTGCCGGGTTTGGTCTTGGGACATCGCGGGACTATTTCAGCGCGAGCACGTTGGTTGCAGGCGTATTTCTCGGTTCAATTCTTTGGTGGCTGTTGCTCAGTAGTTGCGTCACCTTATTTCGATCACGAATTACCGGGCGCTGGATGCGCACCATAAACCAATTGTCGGGCGGTGTTATCGTCGCGATTGGGCTTTATTCGCTGTCGCTGTTTTTCTTCAGATGATGTCTCCGGAGCGCGGGTCAAGGAGTCGCCGGGGAGACCATCCTGCCTGCACCGCTGCGCATCTGGAACACTCACGATTTATCGGAGCTGCGCAGCGGATGTTTTTCAGCTCCCGCTTTGGGGGGTGTGGTATTTTTGATTATGCCTAATTTTCAGGATTGGAAAAACAAACACATCACCTCTCACAAAGCCACAAAGAACACAGGGGGTGAAAGCACATACATCGAAGGAAGAAAATGTATTTCGCGCCAAGCTCGCTAAGCCCGCAAAAAATTCAAAGGGCAGGATGAATGCTTGCGCTATCGAACTCATTTCAGATTTCTATTTGATGTATAGTATGTCGTGAAGTCGCGTTGAATGCGGTTGCGCTTATGTAAGTTGTCATAGTAGCCAAGAAATTCTGTGGCCAAGGATGTTTCTTCAACCGTTTTACCATCTTCATCATTCAACTGAACAAGACATGGGAGGTTTACGTGAATTCCGCCAATCGTAGTAAAGCGATTCACAGCCTCTAAATACCCAGCGCGCGCAAAAGAAACTTTTTCTGATATTACCTCTCTTAGGTGTAATCCACGCACATAATTATGCCAGATTCCAGTCTACACTTTTTGATCCGATACTGGTTCGCCGGGCAACTCCGACATACGTCGCGAGTGTTCCAGATGCCCGGCTGTGCGGGCGGGACGCCCGCGCTCCCATCGAGCACAAATGCAAATCCGCATTCATCCGTGTAATCCGTGGTCAAAGTATATTTCCTCTGCGCTCTCTACGGCTCAGCGGTGAGTGATTGCTTTGGCTAAATAATTTGTGAACGGGGCCTAGACTTTAAAAATGAATCCCACATCATGCACGCATGGCTCTGCAGGCACGTCTCCAGTGGGAATCGAAAGAACGCCAAATCCTGGCCCCTTACGCCCAGTACAGCTCGGAAAGCCGCGGCCGGCACCATGCCGAACCCGTCCATGTTTTCCGGTCCGAATACCAGCGCGACCGCGACCGCATCATCCACAGTTCCGCCTTTCGCCGTTTGGAATATAAAACCCAGGTCGTCCTGAACGGCACCGGCGACCACTTCCGCACCCGGCTGACCCACACAATCGAAGTCGCCGCCATCAGCCGCACCACCGCCCGCGCCCTCGGGTTGAATGAAGATTTGTCGGAGGCGGTTTCCCTGGCCCATGACCTCGGCCATCCGCCCTTCGGCCACCCCGGCGAGCACACCTTGAACCAGCTCATGACCGAGCACGGCGGGTTCGAACACAATCGTCAGAGCCTGCGCGTGGTTGAGGAACTCGAGATGAAATATCCCGAATTCAACGGGCTGAATCTTTCATGGGAAGTCCGGGAAGGCCTGTGCAAGGGATTTCTGGAAGCATTCGGCGACGGCCCCCAGCCGAGCCTCGAAGCCCAGATCGCAGATGCGGCGGATGAAATCGCCTATTGCTGCAACGACCTCGACGACGCGCTGGAAAATTGCCTGATTGCGCCGGAAGACCTGCGGGACATCGCGCTTTGGAGTAAAATCGAAGAGGACGTGGCGCAAAACTATTCCAAGCTCGAATTTTCCCGCAAGCGCCGCTATCTCATCCGCTGCCTGATCGACATGCTGGTCGAGGACCTCTGCCGGCAGTCGGATGCCAATATCGAGGAATCGGGGGTCAAGACCGCTTCACAAGCCCGCGCCCAAAACAAACGCCTGATCGGGTTTTCCATGCCCATGCGTTCCAATATCCAGAATTTGCGCGACTTCCTCATGCAACATTTTTATTATCATCCCTCCGTGAGCCAGATCAACCAGCGCGCGTGCAAAGTTCTCCAAGCGTTGGTTGAGTTCTACCACAAACATCCGCACCTGATCGGCCAGAAGGCGGCCCTGCGCATCAAAAAGGACGGCCCGGCCCGCGCCGTCTGCGATTACGTTTCCGGCATGACCGACGGCTACGCGCTCAAGATGTACGCCAAGCACATTGGGACTGACAACTTGCTGACAGAACTTTTGCCGAAGTCCTGAAGCGCCATCATGAAATCCTCCGGTCGCATCCGAGTCACCACCGGTTCCGCCGGCGGCCTGTATTTGAAAGTCCCGCCAGGTTTCACGTCCCGCCCGACCCAGGACCGCATCAAGCAGGCCATTTTTTCCAGCTTCGCCGCCAAAGTACCCGGCGCGCAGGTGCTCGACCTGTATGCGGGAACCGGATCGCTCGGCATCGAGGCGCTCAGCCGGGGCGCGGCTTCCGCCACCTTCGTTGAATCCAATGCGGCCGTTTGCGCGACGCTCAAGGAAAATTTGGAGTATTGCCGTTTGAAGGGCAACATCGTCTGCCGCGACGTTCCGGCTTATCTCGCAGAGGGCAGCGGCCCGGCCTTCGACATCATTTTGGCCGACCCGCCCTACCTCAAGGGCAAGCATGAGGCCGTCCCAAGCGAGATGATCCGGCTTCTGGCCGGCAAATTGAACCCGGGAGGGTTGCTGGTCTGGGAACATGACAGCCGCAACTCCTGGCCCGCCCAGACCACGCTCAAGCTGTTGAAAACCACGCGCTACGGCGAAACCGCAGTCACTTATTTTGAATTAGAGGGCTAGAAACCAGATTTAACGCCAAGACGTCCGCCACAGGACGGACTCGCCGTGGCGAGCAAAACCGCCAACAAAAGACAACGATGGTTGGTCGCCAAAAAGCGCAAAATACATTTCTACGGAATAGATGCTGAGAGCTGAAAGCCAAACGCTGAAAGCTGTCCACTTAAAACTTACAAATCCGCCACCGGACGGATTCGCCGAGGCGAACTTAAGACTTTAAACTTAGTTTTTCCCGTTGACGCAATTATAACCCGCTCTTATTGTTTTACGTTTGTGTCGGCATGTTTTTAATTCGCTGCCGGCTCCTGAACAGGCCCTCCGTTGCCTGTCCGGGAAATAACCGAAACGGACAACGCTTTACGTAGAACGTAGAAAGATAGAGTATGATTAAAGTTGGCATTAATGGGTTTGGCCGCATCGGACGCATGGTGTTCCGCGCCGCCATCCAAAACTTCTCCAAAGACATCGAAATCGTCGGCATCAACGACTTGCTCGAACCCGATTACCTTGCCTACATGCTTCAATACGACTCCGTCCACGGTAAATTCAAGGGCGACATCGCCGTCGATGGCAACCATCTGATCATCAACGGAAAAAAAATCCGCCTCACCGCCGAAAAAGATCCCGCCACGCTGAAATGGAATGAAGTCGGCGCCGATGTGGTCGTCGAATCCACCGGACTTTTCCTCGACCACGCGACCGCGGAAG
Proteins encoded in this window:
- a CDS encoding HAD family phosphatase, whose amino-acid sequence is MSHSIKIPDIGSFGADSGLIPLQACSDGFYKTGSNGVVSITATGDKKVEFIAFEKHTIAYVKSAMGYPAYYPVHPIRLERPVKAVLMDLDGTSVRSEDFWIWIIQMTTASLLGNPRFELEEADMPYVSGHSVSEHLKYCTKKYCPNKTVEEARDFYFQHTHHEMQEIMEGRGRENAFVPTEGVKEFLLELKSMGIKIGLVTSGLYEKAWPEILSAFKTLKMGDPLDFYDAVITAGFPLRKGVSAGTLGELSPKPHPWLYAETCRVGLGIEFKDRHSVIGIEDSGAGVCSIRLAGYTTIGIADGNIIESGTKGLCDHYCNNFNEILKVIKG
- the rsmD gene encoding 16S rRNA (guanine(966)-N(2))-methyltransferase RsmD; this translates as MKSSGRIRVTTGSAGGLYLKVPPGFTSRPTQDRIKQAIFSSFAAKVPGAQVLDLYAGTGSLGIEALSRGAASATFVESNAAVCATLKENLEYCRLKGNIVCRDVPAYLAEGSGPAFDIILADPPYLKGKHEAVPSEMIRLLAGKLNPGGLLVWEHDSRNSWPAQTTLKLLKTTRYGETAVTYFELEG
- a CDS encoding glycoside hydrolase family 38 C-terminal domain-containing protein — its product is MSTQSKKTKVYLVANNHIDREWTYDSQLTRVLTTQFFEDLITTFKKIPDFQFVLDSQTVPLDDFLELYPEKRGVLKKYVAEKRLWAGPWYTAPDCFYLSGESVVRNLLVGHEVAASFGNVSKFGYTPFGWGQLSQLPQIYAGFGIDSVFFYRGADTIKSNYYKWVGADGTKAYCIKYHRTNFFDKVFRPMTKNREAVPWDRELNYTGDEVPFMFGSDDYKYEHGFVAGGKYHIKQDKIGDAIEKFTEEHRPHFPGNIVLGMNGMDTCFPSLKGLLAIDEVKNEKKGKPRNYDLFYSSLDRFSADLKKAVATARVKLEEHSGEMRRFLPGFGGPNKSELKSTHFYLAATRPRQKSRNAKAENLLARYAEPFAAVSHMLGKSYPQEYLTSAWKHLLKCHPHDTIAGCGVDAIEVDMLNRLDQVIHIARAVLNVSAQHIVTRIDNSQLSDNELALVVFNPSPFMRKEVVSTWLHLPEKLGINDFEIVEKQSGQKAEFEIVERGEMTDRIFRDLTDTSLYIYGELVQIRLNASVDALGYKTYIVRKSASKLSFGSEVRLMDNRMENEHLQVTINDDGTFNILEKESGKSYADLHYFTDTGDNGDSWVRFVPDRNRLHSSRGLTADIHRIESSSLATRYQIDYQMMVPKGLEKKNYIMEGYYDYAESSKELVPLKIRSVLTLSKGSRSLDIQTEIDNRSFDHLVQVVFPTRLKTDKVHAESGFDVVERSIVRNEKKADPSLVNGEDPFIRFVDMSGPDGGLAILSDSVKGYEPLGDEDNSLALNLIRAYTSQLVTIYGRKERRTDSALTQAQGIHKFHYAVYPHAGNWENGCLEQAEKTNYPLVPVQTHRTFGKLPSESGFIKVASTALVLSALKKANREDAVILRLYNPSTKAVESEVEFMQELAGVDAVNLNEEKLKTGGRPDFKGRKLKVNIGPKKIVTYKLKFKSKS
- a CDS encoding deoxyguanosinetriphosphate triphosphohydrolase encodes the protein MALQARLQWESKERQILAPYAQYSSESRGRHHAEPVHVFRSEYQRDRDRIIHSSAFRRLEYKTQVVLNGTGDHFRTRLTHTIEVAAISRTTARALGLNEDLSEAVSLAHDLGHPPFGHPGEHTLNQLMTEHGGFEHNRQSLRVVEELEMKYPEFNGLNLSWEVREGLCKGFLEAFGDGPQPSLEAQIADAADEIAYCCNDLDDALENCLIAPEDLRDIALWSKIEEDVAQNYSKLEFSRKRRYLIRCLIDMLVEDLCRQSDANIEESGVKTASQARAQNKRLIGFSMPMRSNIQNLRDFLMQHFYYHPSVSQINQRACKVLQALVEFYHKHPHLIGQKAALRIKKDGPARAVCDYVSGMTDGYALKMYAKHIGTDNLLTELLPKS
- a CDS encoding NUDIX hydrolase, translated to MSSTGKNDPSRELSRETLASGRFLNLQSIRWKDARGSERVWEMAARNGECRAVLLISWLMPSNRLLLISQYRPPAQGLVIEFPAGLIDGSETPEIAALRELKEETGYHGRVVRLLPAGYNTPGLSSERTHVVLVEIDETLPENIYPVPGLGEDEEISVLLLRRAEVPDYLARAMDSGLQFDSKVLAYLAGLVSE
- a CDS encoding LysE family transporter translates to MALNFLFKGVIIGFSIAAPVGPIGVLCIRRTLRDGKRIGLAIGLGAAIADTAYGAVAAFGLTIISNFLVGEKLWLCLLGGLFLCYLGIQTFISKPAGKAPEVRVGGFFSACLSTLFLTLANPLTILFFVAVFAGFGLGTSRDYFSASTLVAGVFLGSILWWLLLSSCVTLFRSRITGRWMRTINQLSGGVIVAIGLYSLSLFFFR